One part of the Bacteroidia bacterium genome encodes these proteins:
- a CDS encoding tetratricopeptide repeat protein: MRITLLILSTAILISCSKPDYLLLKEEAQAAYAEDRYDESIGHLKKILKKEPKNASYTLLMGQNLYYLGKAEESLPFIEKALQLDPEYAEAFSARASYLSSEGNFRGALADIRKAQDMQPSNADFLIAEGLIYKRAGKLDAALVSFGRAIELEGENPRAFEERAFIHLSKLSYGDAILDLDRVVELGDASSRTYINRGYARLEITADSLALLDFEKALELAETREARGIAYNNLGNIKMILGDVEAAYQDIIAGINLFPDNPYAYRNKALVLIAMKRFPEACDALSISLDLGFVKTYGNEVIELKEKHCK, encoded by the coding sequence ATGAGGATTACTTTACTAATTCTTAGCACTGCCATTCTTATATCCTGTAGTAAGCCTGATTATTTACTGTTGAAAGAGGAGGCTCAGGCAGCCTATGCAGAAGATCGATATGATGAAAGCATAGGACATCTCAAGAAAATCCTGAAAAAAGAGCCTAAAAACGCTTCTTATACCCTTCTTATGGGGCAAAACCTCTATTATTTGGGGAAAGCGGAGGAAAGCCTGCCCTTTATCGAAAAAGCACTACAACTGGATCCGGAATATGCAGAAGCCTTTAGTGCAAGAGCTTCTTACCTTTCTTCTGAAGGAAATTTCAGGGGCGCTCTGGCTGATATCAGAAAGGCACAGGATATGCAGCCGAGCAATGCTGACTTTCTGATTGCAGAAGGATTGATCTATAAAAGAGCCGGGAAACTGGATGCTGCCCTTGTAAGTTTTGGGCGCGCTATTGAACTTGAAGGTGAAAATCCTCGTGCCTTTGAAGAAAGAGCTTTCATCCATCTCAGCAAACTTTCCTATGGCGACGCTATTCTGGATTTGGATAGGGTTGTCGAATTGGGAGATGCAAGTTCCCGCACCTATATAAATCGGGGATATGCCCGATTGGAGATAACGGCAGATTCTTTGGCCCTCCTGGATTTTGAGAAAGCCCTTGAATTGGCAGAGACTCGGGAAGCCCGGGGAATTGCTTACAACAATCTTGGCAATATCAAAATGATCCTCGGAGATGTAGAAGCAGCTTATCAGGATATCATTGCTGGAATCAACTTATTCCCTGATAATCCTTATGCCTATCGAAATAAGGCTTTGGTTTTGATAGCTATGAAAAGATTTCCGGAGGCTTGTGATGCACTCTCGATCAGTCTTGATCTGGGATTTGTCAAAACCTATGGGAATGAGGTGATCGAATTGAAGGAAAAGCATTGTAAGTAA
- a CDS encoding GNAT family N-acetyltransferase produces MDTIEVKLEEAGSKGRAYIEAAATTAAEMTYSLAGTHLIIIDHTEVSNDYRGQGLGRKLLNKIVHMARENEKKILPLCPYAKSVFDKDSKISDVLR; encoded by the coding sequence ATGGACACAATAGAAGTAAAACTCGAAGAAGCAGGCTCTAAAGGGAGAGCCTATATCGAAGCAGCCGCCACTACAGCTGCAGAAATGACCTATTCACTGGCTGGTACTCATCTGATCATAATAGATCATACAGAGGTCAGTAACGATTACAGAGGACAGGGATTGGGGCGAAAATTGCTCAACAAAATTGTCCATATGGCTCGTGAAAATGAGAAGAAAATTCTACCGCTTTGTCCCTATGCAAAAAGTGTATTTGACAAGGATAGTAAGATTTCGGATGTGTTGAGGTAG
- a CDS encoding carbonic anhydrase, with the protein MPSYQQIFENNKAWIAQQTSGNADFFAKLNEGQSPEYLYIGCSDSRVTAEDMMGLQPGEVFVHRNVANVISTLDLNAASVIEYAISHLKVQHIVVCGHYSCGGVKAAMTAADLGILNPWLRNIRDVYRLHQAELDGIADEHARYDRLVELNAQEQAINIMKMAAFQKASHKPQVHAWVFDISTGRLIDLDVDFGEKTKDIHGIFDLGV; encoded by the coding sequence ATGCCTTCTTACCAACAAATTTTTGAAAACAACAAAGCCTGGATTGCACAGCAAACATCTGGAAATGCTGATTTCTTCGCCAAACTAAACGAAGGACAAAGCCCTGAATACCTGTATATCGGTTGCAGCGATAGCCGCGTTACTGCTGAGGACATGATGGGATTGCAGCCTGGAGAAGTATTTGTACACAGAAATGTGGCAAATGTGATCAGCACCCTCGATTTGAATGCTGCCAGTGTTATTGAGTATGCTATTTCTCACTTGAAAGTGCAGCACATTGTAGTATGTGGACACTATAGCTGTGGGGGAGTAAAAGCTGCCATGACAGCTGCTGATTTGGGAATACTCAATCCCTGGTTGAGAAATATTCGCGATGTATATCGTTTGCACCAGGCCGAATTGGATGGAATTGCTGATGAGCATGCACGTTATGACCGTTTGGTTGAACTCAATGCGCAGGAACAAGCCATCAATATCATGAAAATGGCTGCATTCCAAAAAGCCTCTCATAAGCCACAGGTTCATGCCTGGGTATTCGATATTTCAACGGGTCGTCTTATCGATCTGGATGTTGATTTCGGAGAGAAAACCAAAGATATTCATGGTATCTTTGACCTTGGTGTTTAA
- a CDS encoding (2Fe-2S)-binding protein, whose amino-acid sequence MIKITINGQVKEFDVDPSTPLLWVIREQAALTGTKFGCGMAQCGACTIHLDGKPIRSCVTPLQAAADKEITTIEGIIPEGEELHPIQAAWIEEQVPQCGYCQSGQIMSAVALLKENPAPTDEDIDKAMSGNICRCGTYGRIRKGIKRAAGMMADASTPNSENNG is encoded by the coding sequence ATGATCAAAATAACTATCAATGGTCAGGTGAAGGAATTTGATGTAGATCCTTCTACCCCGCTGCTTTGGGTCATTCGTGAACAGGCAGCTTTGACTGGAACTAAATTTGGATGCGGAATGGCTCAGTGTGGAGCCTGTACCATCCATCTGGATGGCAAACCCATCCGTTCATGCGTAACGCCCCTACAAGCAGCCGCTGATAAGGAAATCACGACTATCGAAGGTATCATTCCTGAAGGAGAGGAATTACACCCCATTCAGGCAGCCTGGATTGAAGAGCAGGTTCCTCAATGTGGCTATTGCCAATCTGGACAAATCATGTCGGCAGTTGCTTTATTAAAAGAGAATCCGGCACCTACAGATGAAGATATAGACAAAGCCATGAGCGGAAACATTTGCCGCTGTGGAACCTACGGTCGCATTCGCAAAGGCATCAAACGAGCCGCTGGAATGATGGCAGATGCTTCAACTCCTAATTCTGAAAACAATGGGTAA
- a CDS encoding GNAT family N-acetyltransferase: MTEDTLRPAKETDLPAIVQLLIRIWQEQYSDILPATFLKKMDFARQIKRHRAYFEKGCNYLIAENEQKDLLGFASFGENRDSFPDTKWELYTLYVVPEQQGRGIGKRLVDEILKQLDKGDEMAVWVMKANPFRHFYEKREFKLVGEREVDFGDFEVSHWVMTRTIQDE; encoded by the coding sequence ATGACTGAAGATACCCTACGACCTGCAAAAGAAACGGATCTTCCTGCCATTGTGCAGCTATTAATCCGTATCTGGCAAGAACAATATTCTGATATACTTCCTGCTACTTTTCTTAAAAAGATGGATTTCGCCCGACAAATCAAACGTCATAGGGCTTATTTTGAAAAAGGCTGCAATTACCTGATCGCTGAGAATGAACAGAAGGATTTATTAGGCTTTGCCTCATTTGGGGAAAACAGGGATAGCTTTCCCGATACGAAATGGGAATTGTATACGCTTTATGTAGTGCCAGAACAACAAGGAAGGGGAATTGGGAAGAGGCTTGTGGACGAAATACTAAAGCAATTGGATAAAGGAGATGAAATGGCTGTTTGGGTAATGAAAGCCAATCCCTTTCGACATTTCTATGAGAAAAGAGAATTTAAGTTAGTAGGGGAAAGGGAAGTCGACTTCGGAGATTTTGAAGTAAGCCATTGGGTTATGACTCGCACTATTCAGGACGAATAA
- a CDS encoding tetratricopeptide repeat protein — protein sequence MKTRIICIVLAFIYSFTFAQQGGGFQEVLRLENEGKHKKALDAIEKLIEEEPNRAFYYTQKALIQGNMGKVDIAFETLEEATDMFPDSLIIYDMHGGIYASMNLFDHAQNIYQKGYVRARDPKKKADYLIMIGGLLNGKRSFKEAKKALERAILLDSTNLNAYNNLAHCLKEMGNEEEAMKQLIRVIEVDPDYIPGYINIGYVLHEEGHYQEALDYLDKAIERDSSFAYAFSNRSFCKLMLGDLEGAMQDIDHSLEMDIANSYGYKIRAKIYLAMGKKKNACKDLEEAISWGYTRQYGNEVRMLQGEYCEKKDKRK from the coding sequence ATGAAAACACGAATTATTTGTATTGTACTTGCCTTCATTTATTCTTTCACTTTTGCTCAGCAAGGAGGAGGATTCCAGGAGGTATTGCGACTCGAAAATGAAGGAAAGCATAAAAAGGCCCTTGATGCCATAGAAAAACTGATTGAGGAAGAACCCAATCGTGCTTTTTATTATACTCAAAAGGCCTTGATTCAGGGCAATATGGGAAAGGTGGATATTGCCTTTGAAACCCTGGAAGAGGCCACGGATATGTTTCCTGATTCTTTGATTATCTATGATATGCATGGCGGCATATATGCGAGTATGAACCTCTTTGATCATGCGCAGAATATTTACCAAAAGGGCTATGTTAGAGCAAGAGATCCGAAGAAAAAAGCAGATTATTTGATTATGATCGGGGGCTTGTTAAATGGGAAACGAAGTTTCAAGGAAGCCAAAAAAGCCCTGGAACGAGCGATTTTGCTGGATTCTACCAATTTAAACGCCTACAATAACCTGGCACACTGTCTCAAAGAAATGGGAAATGAGGAAGAAGCCATGAAACAACTCATACGTGTGATAGAAGTTGATCCGGATTACATACCCGGATATATCAATATTGGCTATGTACTTCATGAAGAAGGGCACTACCAGGAAGCCCTGGATTATCTGGATAAGGCTATCGAAAGAGATTCCAGTTTTGCCTATGCCTTTAGCAATCGTTCCTTTTGTAAGTTGATGTTAGGAGACCTTGAGGGAGCGATGCAAGATATTGACCATTCCCTTGAGATGGATATTGCCAATTCCTATGGCTATAAAATTAGAGCAAAAATCTATTTGGCTATGGGGAAGAAAAAGAATGCCTGCAAGGATCTGGAAGAAGCCATAAGCTGGGGATATACCCGTCAATATGGAAATGAAGTGCGAATGCTACAGGGAGAATATTGCGAGAAGAAAGACAAAAGAAAGTAA
- a CDS encoding molybdopterin cofactor-binding domain-containing protein: MGKWTRRAFITGGVLAGGALILGVAIRRGDKSEVVKGMIASDDETVFDIWLKISPDNSVTAIIPHAEMGQGVHTSLAMMLADEMDADWDKIKVMEAPAHKEYANYALGKGFMLQGTKIPSFLVGTVDGAFLKIMQSMNMQITGGSTSVRTTGMHGMRVAGAAAKATLLKAAAKEWGVDESSLRAEKSMIYDDANNRSASYAELAPKAAGISMPANPELKKPEEFKIMGTSPQRLDIPSKVNGTASFGMDVALPNMKYATIKASPVFGNTVKSMDASAAESMKGVHKVLNMDKAVAVVADGYWTAKQALNKVKVDFGETSNNSVIQADIYSNFAKAMDDAVANGEQEEDFESGDPEGALASASKVIEAEYKIPYLAHAAMEPMNCTAWIHDGIAEIWTGTQNPLGVAAFAAEFLEMDEENVKVHNQFLGGAFGRRAQNDVVEQALSIAKELDSPVKLIWSREEDMQQDFYREAATSRFKGGIDENGKASVWINQYVYKKEPAEASHIPYSIANTYAHYTDFETHIPWGPWRSVAHSKHAFFTESFIDEMAAAQEQDAYEYRKELLADNPRFLKVLETAAEKANWGKELPKNWGRGIAIHESFGTIVAEVAEVEVKEDGKVRVHKVVCAADPGFAVHEDGFKSQIESGVIYGLTAAMYGEIKIDQGKVAQSNFHDYQMIRMNEAPEIEVHIINSGEFPGGAGEPGTPAIAPAVTNAIFDATGTRIRELPINLQKIKLEDRQLSSNE; this comes from the coding sequence ATGGGTAAGTGGACGAGAAGAGCTTTTATCACCGGCGGTGTTCTCGCTGGTGGTGCGTTGATCCTCGGCGTAGCAATAAGAAGAGGAGATAAGTCTGAGGTCGTAAAAGGCATGATTGCCAGCGATGATGAAACCGTATTTGATATTTGGTTGAAAATTTCTCCGGATAATAGCGTTACGGCTATCATTCCCCATGCAGAAATGGGACAGGGAGTACATACTTCCCTGGCAATGATGCTGGCAGACGAAATGGATGCTGACTGGGATAAGATAAAAGTCATGGAGGCTCCCGCCCATAAAGAATATGCAAATTATGCGCTGGGGAAAGGCTTCATGCTGCAAGGAACAAAAATCCCTTCTTTCCTCGTAGGTACGGTTGACGGAGCTTTCCTGAAAATCATGCAAAGCATGAATATGCAGATTACCGGAGGTAGTACTTCTGTTCGGACTACCGGAATGCACGGCATGCGCGTAGCAGGGGCTGCGGCAAAAGCTACCCTTCTTAAAGCTGCTGCGAAAGAATGGGGGGTAGATGAAAGTAGCTTGAGAGCTGAAAAAAGCATGATCTATGATGATGCAAATAACAGATCTGCCAGCTATGCAGAATTAGCTCCTAAAGCTGCAGGAATTTCCATGCCTGCTAATCCAGAGCTAAAGAAGCCGGAAGAATTCAAGATTATGGGTACTTCTCCCCAGCGTCTTGATATACCGTCAAAAGTAAATGGAACGGCCAGCTTCGGCATGGACGTCGCTTTGCCCAATATGAAATATGCCACCATCAAGGCAAGCCCTGTATTTGGCAATACGGTCAAAAGCATGGATGCCAGTGCAGCTGAGTCTATGAAAGGGGTACACAAAGTACTCAATATGGACAAAGCGGTAGCTGTAGTTGCTGATGGTTACTGGACCGCAAAACAAGCCTTGAACAAGGTGAAAGTTGACTTCGGGGAGACTAGCAATAATTCAGTCATACAAGCCGATATCTACAGTAATTTTGCCAAAGCGATGGATGATGCTGTAGCGAATGGAGAACAGGAAGAAGATTTCGAATCCGGTGATCCGGAAGGAGCTTTGGCTTCTGCCAGCAAGGTCATCGAAGCCGAATACAAAATTCCCTACCTGGCTCATGCGGCTATGGAGCCTATGAACTGTACTGCCTGGATCCATGATGGTATAGCAGAAATTTGGACCGGTACACAGAATCCGCTGGGAGTTGCTGCCTTTGCTGCAGAGTTTCTGGAAATGGATGAAGAAAATGTCAAAGTCCATAACCAGTTCCTGGGAGGAGCATTTGGGAGAAGGGCTCAAAATGATGTGGTCGAACAAGCCCTCAGCATTGCAAAAGAGCTCGATAGCCCGGTTAAGCTCATCTGGTCCCGGGAAGAAGACATGCAACAAGATTTCTACCGGGAAGCTGCCACTAGTCGTTTCAAAGGAGGCATCGATGAAAATGGGAAAGCCAGCGTATGGATCAACCAATACGTGTACAAAAAGGAGCCTGCTGAGGCAAGTCATATTCCTTATTCCATCGCCAACACCTATGCCCACTATACCGACTTTGAAACACATATTCCCTGGGGTCCCTGGCGAAGTGTGGCTCACTCCAAACATGCATTCTTTACGGAATCTTTCATAGATGAAATGGCCGCGGCTCAGGAGCAAGATGCATATGAGTATCGAAAAGAATTACTCGCAGATAACCCCAGATTCCTCAAAGTACTGGAAACAGCTGCAGAAAAAGCGAATTGGGGCAAAGAGCTTCCCAAAAACTGGGGAAGAGGAATTGCCATCCACGAATCCTTTGGCACCATCGTAGCAGAAGTGGCCGAGGTAGAGGTTAAAGAAGATGGGAAGGTGCGGGTGCATAAAGTGGTATGTGCCGCTGATCCGGGATTCGCTGTTCATGAGGATGGTTTCAAATCTCAGATCGAAAGCGGTGTGATCTACGGATTGACGGCTGCTATGTATGGAGAAATTAAGATAGATCAAGGAAAAGTAGCGCAAAGCAACTTCCACGATTATCAGATGATCCGTATGAATGAAGCACCGGAGATTGAGGTTCATATCATCAATAGCGGAGAGTTTCCGGGAGGAGCTGGAGAACCAGGCACACCTGCCATCGCTCCCGCAGTAACCAATGCGATCTTTGATGCAACAGGAACGAGAATACGAGAGTTGCCGATAAATCTCCAGAAAATTAAGCTGGAAGATCGACAACTATCTTCCAATGAATAA
- a CDS encoding SH3 domain-containing protein — protein sequence MKTISLYLFIALSPFFSFAQVFQCGDGWSTHMEVNATSGLKLRAEPNLDSKTLAIIPHESVIAICYPAEINANIDGIQGHWVLAEYKEQRGYVFDGYLEGVATEPLFAADCVAEFVNSWDETYFSKNEEYLGLFKNEGRDNFEIRPVKFEEEHKEELYKGSKNQEIPIWLFSHIALPMAGQLKGKIIDRQLNFGEQIRFGDATVYAFGKLAKQENQLNYFLQYAPYELRLRSKKGEKILDQLLIKTNHYPDLGYVMIRFIGDLDRDGIDDIIFTHSMEGKGWDHVFASSRYAAPDQLYRTFHIGGGSD from the coding sequence ATGAAGACCATTAGCCTCTATTTATTTATCGCACTAAGTCCTTTTTTCTCTTTCGCGCAGGTATTTCAATGCGGAGACGGCTGGAGTACGCATATGGAAGTAAATGCTACTAGTGGATTGAAACTAAGAGCTGAACCCAATCTGGATAGTAAAACCCTGGCAATCATTCCGCATGAGAGCGTAATCGCGATTTGTTATCCTGCTGAAATTAATGCAAACATTGATGGGATTCAGGGACATTGGGTACTAGCAGAATACAAAGAACAAAGAGGCTATGTTTTTGATGGCTATTTAGAAGGAGTAGCTACTGAGCCGCTTTTTGCGGCAGATTGTGTGGCGGAGTTTGTAAATAGTTGGGATGAAACCTATTTCAGCAAGAATGAGGAATACCTGGGGCTGTTTAAAAATGAAGGGAGAGACAATTTTGAGATCCGACCCGTGAAATTTGAAGAAGAGCATAAGGAGGAACTTTACAAAGGTTCAAAAAACCAGGAAATCCCTATTTGGCTTTTCTCTCATATTGCCCTTCCTATGGCCGGACAGCTAAAAGGCAAAATAATTGATAGGCAACTCAATTTTGGAGAGCAAATTCGGTTTGGAGATGCTACGGTTTATGCCTTTGGAAAATTGGCAAAACAAGAAAACCAGCTCAATTATTTTCTTCAATATGCCCCTTATGAATTGAGGCTTAGATCGAAAAAGGGTGAAAAAATTCTGGATCAGCTTCTCATCAAAACCAATCACTATCCTGATCTAGGCTATGTTATGATCAGGTTTATCGGTGATCTGGACAGAGATGGAATAGATGACATCATTTTTACTCATTCTATGGAAGGTAAAGGTTGGGATCATGTATTCGCATCCAGTCGATATGCAGCTCCGGATCAGTTATACAGGACATTTCATATCGGCGGAGGAAGCGATTAA
- a CDS encoding bestrophin family ion channel: MYVKKNIDFRGIMRFSGGHLVWLTAWVSFVCLVYNFTGWKWMMVPWLPLTVIGTAVAFYVGFKNNQAYDRLWEARKIWGAIVNSSRAWGSAVKAYISNQFTASNLSEEELKNWRKKLMYRHIGWLYSLRSQLLIPTPWEHISQGSHVGSLTAKRMKRFGVGLLDDDVTEKNLKFFLDSKEYNRLINYKNTATQIIDQQAQDLATLRGQNMIDDFRHMELQKILYDFYVHQGKAERIKKFPLPRQYGSMSFIFVGIFIFLLPFGMMDLFKDYGDFAFFLTIPFAVLIGWIYLMMELVGDYSENPFEGLGNDIPMLSLCRVIEIDLREMLGETELPPPIEAKNGVLM, from the coding sequence ATGTACGTAAAAAAGAATATTGACTTCCGGGGAATCATGCGATTCTCTGGAGGTCATCTTGTTTGGCTGACTGCCTGGGTAAGCTTCGTCTGTCTGGTCTATAATTTTACGGGCTGGAAATGGATGATGGTTCCCTGGCTGCCTCTCACTGTTATAGGGACGGCAGTAGCCTTCTATGTTGGCTTTAAAAACAACCAGGCCTATGACAGGCTTTGGGAAGCCCGTAAAATATGGGGTGCCATCGTCAATAGCAGTCGTGCCTGGGGCAGTGCAGTAAAAGCCTATATCAGCAATCAGTTTACGGCTTCAAATCTTTCTGAAGAAGAATTGAAAAATTGGAGAAAAAAACTGATGTATCGCCATATTGGTTGGCTGTACAGTCTGCGGAGTCAATTGCTTATTCCGACTCCCTGGGAACACATTTCTCAGGGCTCACATGTAGGTAGTTTGACTGCAAAGCGGATGAAGCGATTTGGGGTGGGTTTGCTGGATGATGATGTGACGGAGAAAAACCTGAAATTTTTTCTGGATAGCAAAGAATACAATCGTTTGATCAATTATAAGAATACTGCTACCCAGATTATAGATCAGCAAGCTCAGGATCTGGCTACTCTCCGAGGGCAGAACATGATTGATGACTTTCGCCACATGGAATTGCAAAAAATTCTCTACGATTTCTATGTGCATCAAGGCAAAGCCGAGCGTATCAAAAAATTCCCACTACCTCGTCAATACGGTAGCATGAGCTTCATATTTGTGGGCATTTTTATTTTCCTGCTACCTTTCGGTATGATGGATCTTTTTAAGGACTATGGAGACTTTGCATTCTTCCTGACCATTCCATTTGCCGTTTTGATTGGTTGGATTTACCTGATGATGGAACTGGTAGGAGATTACTCTGAAAATCCTTTTGAAGGCCTGGGCAATGATATTCCCATGCTTTCTTTATGTCGGGTCATCGAAATTGACCTTAGAGAAATGTTGGGCGAAACAGAATTGCCGCCTCCGATTGAGGCAAAAAATGGTGTGCTTATGTAA
- a CDS encoding S41 family peptidase yields the protein MNKIYLTSLFSLCILFISCDKVLLDEELPNTPKSNFESIWGEFQAKYGLFQIKGIDWDSVYQVYEPQLENTSPDAELYAVLVDMLAGLDDSHVALVPTDQEFPFFQSGIVGQIDEIDDFDLEVLKNNYLTDAKFADPFFTYGMLEGDIGYVHVEGFSDSPANLEAPMDEVLEALKDAKGIIIDIRGGYGGEDFAGQYIAGRFTDQRRPYMRTRVKSGPGAEEFTDFEDWSIEPEGEFQYLKPVVVLTHNYTISARETFGLALKVLPGVIFVGERTAGAFSNQINREMPNGWGYSLSIGDWRDAEGVSHEGIGLIPDIEIKNTKSDLLEGKDMVLEKAIELLQ from the coding sequence ATGAACAAGATCTATTTAACATCACTTTTTTCCCTCTGTATTCTGTTTATTTCTTGTGATAAAGTTCTCCTCGATGAAGAGCTACCCAATACTCCCAAAAGTAATTTTGAATCTATTTGGGGCGAGTTTCAGGCCAAATATGGTCTCTTTCAAATAAAAGGCATAGACTGGGATTCTGTGTATCAGGTCTATGAGCCTCAGTTGGAAAATACGAGTCCAGATGCGGAATTGTATGCAGTTCTGGTAGATATGCTGGCTGGCCTGGATGATAGTCATGTGGCCCTTGTACCTACTGATCAGGAGTTCCCATTCTTTCAGTCAGGTATAGTTGGTCAAATTGATGAGATTGATGATTTTGATTTGGAGGTGCTGAAAAACAACTACCTCACAGATGCCAAATTTGCGGATCCTTTCTTCACCTATGGCATGCTGGAAGGAGATATAGGATATGTCCATGTTGAGGGTTTTTCTGATTCGCCTGCTAATCTCGAAGCTCCTATGGATGAGGTTTTAGAGGCGCTTAAAGATGCCAAAGGAATCATCATCGATATTCGGGGAGGTTATGGGGGAGAGGATTTTGCTGGTCAATATATCGCTGGCAGATTTACAGACCAAAGGCGACCCTATATGCGGACTCGTGTAAAATCAGGTCCCGGAGCGGAGGAATTTACAGACTTTGAGGATTGGTCGATTGAGCCTGAAGGGGAGTTTCAATACCTCAAGCCAGTCGTAGTGCTAACTCACAATTATACCATCAGTGCTCGGGAAACTTTTGGTCTGGCTCTCAAGGTTTTGCCGGGAGTAATCTTTGTAGGTGAACGGACAGCTGGAGCTTTTTCTAATCAGATCAATCGAGAAATGCCCAATGGCTGGGGATATTCTCTGAGTATAGGGGATTGGAGGGATGCAGAGGGTGTGAGCCATGAAGGCATTGGCTTGATTCCGGATATAGAAATCAAAAATACGAAGTCAGATCTTCTTGAAGGGAAGGATATGGTCCTGGAAAAAGCCATTGAACTTTTGCAATAG
- a CDS encoding serine hydrolase, with translation MKILKILLPLLFGLILLLYLANPQIFRIIRHQKPQTDTYLNFPQRQMKASNDPFSFAETSGERGRLDTLQVKNGEGKLVPFSQYFEEGKLKAFLVIRNDSILYEKYAMDHQRMSLSNTFSIGKSMLSVLLGKSMADGYIKSLDQEVKSLIPEFEEHPAFAYTSLDHLLQMKSGLAFERTNGNPLHDLFSEEARFYYTDDLKGDLLKVEADTLAGLRWKYSNLDPLILGWAIENAVGKKLSEYFEQTIWQGIGAEYGASWGLDHEEGLENTPSSFQCTAIDLAKIGRLYLELGKGKKEQILPPAWIAYSLSLRPDNLNNTTKGWQKASHQNYWWIPGVGSEGDYSAEGLRGQRLYVHPPSKTIIVQFAEKGAGGYPYRKIAKYFQAVSE, from the coding sequence ATGAAAATTCTCAAAATCCTCCTTCCCTTACTTTTTGGTCTGATTCTCCTTCTGTATCTGGCAAATCCGCAGATATTCCGGATCATACGCCATCAAAAACCTCAGACCGATACCTATCTCAATTTCCCTCAAAGGCAGATGAAGGCCAGCAATGATCCTTTTTCCTTTGCTGAGACTTCGGGAGAAAGAGGAAGGCTTGATACCCTTCAAGTGAAAAATGGAGAAGGAAAGCTGGTCCCTTTCTCACAATATTTTGAAGAGGGCAAACTGAAGGCCTTTCTTGTGATTAGAAATGACAGCATCCTTTATGAGAAATACGCTATGGATCATCAACGGATGAGCCTTTCCAATACCTTTTCAATCGGTAAGAGTATGTTGTCGGTACTTTTAGGCAAGTCGATGGCAGATGGCTACATCAAGAGCCTGGATCAGGAAGTCAAAAGTCTGATTCCAGAATTTGAGGAACATCCTGCTTTCGCCTATACTAGCCTGGATCATCTTCTGCAAATGAAATCCGGCCTTGCCTTTGAACGAACCAATGGAAACCCTCTTCACGATCTTTTCTCAGAGGAAGCTCGTTTTTACTATACCGATGATTTGAAAGGAGACTTACTAAAAGTTGAAGCAGATACCCTTGCAGGACTTAGGTGGAAGTATAGCAATTTAGATCCCCTTATACTTGGCTGGGCCATCGAAAATGCGGTAGGAAAGAAACTCTCTGAATACTTTGAGCAAACCATCTGGCAAGGCATAGGTGCAGAATATGGAGCTAGTTGGGGACTGGATCATGAGGAAGGGCTGGAGAATACGCCTAGCAGTTTTCAATGCACGGCGATCGATCTGGCAAAAATCGGGCGTTTATATCTGGAATTGGGCAAAGGGAAAAAAGAGCAAATCCTGCCTCCCGCCTGGATCGCATATAGCCTCAGCCTCCGGCCTGATAATCTGAATAACACGACCAAAGGCTGGCAAAAAGCTAGTCATCAGAATTACTGGTGGATACCTGGAGTAGGAAGTGAAGGCGATTATTCGGCAGAAGGATTAAGAGGACAACGCCTGTACGTACATCCCCCTAGCAAAACAATTATTGTACAATTTGCAGAAAAAGGAGCGGGAGGGTATCCTTATAGAAAGATTGCAAAATATTTCCAGGCTGTTTCAGAATAG